The Fusarium fujikuroi IMI 58289 draft genome, chromosome FFUJ_chr01 sequence AGGTCATAttttctccagcttcaaaggtctttgcccttgccctGACATCGCTCTGTGCTCGCTTGTGGCCATGCACTGTAGCTCCGTTACCAGCCGAACTAGAGGCCGACGTATATTGACTATTGAGGCTGTGGTCTGAGGCGTGGGAGTAGCCTGATGAAGCGGAGGATGACGTTGTCGAGGGGAAGCGGTTGAGGAGAGACGGTGAgatgttggagttggaggcgAAGTCGATTGTATGCGACTGGCGGAGAGGTcgcagatgttgatgagattgtggCTGCGATTGCGATTGCGATTGCGCTTGGCTTGGAGAATGGTGTTGAGTTTGAAAGTAATGAGTACGGGACGACATTGTTCAAGTCTTTTAAGAAGGGAGTCGCTGGCCAAGCCCGCAAActcttgtctcgtcttttCTTGATTTCGTCTTTGGAGTCTCTGCTCAGGAACGTAGTAAATCGATTTTCCGTCTGTGACGTTAACGCATTGTTTCGAGCGTTGCTCGGCTTCGTCTGGGCAGAGGAATGCTGTATCAAGGCGTAGCGGCTTGGAATCCTACAAGATCCAAGACAAGCTGAATTATATGCAGCAAGGTAAAACAGGCGAACAGTGTAAAAGCGAAAAATAACAAACACCAAAGTCAAGGTGTTGCAGGATCAAAGAATAAGATGCTGGTGCCAATACAAGCAGCGCAAATGCCGTCACTTTGTTCTTGTGACGAGACAATAAGACGAGTTTATGCCCAAGAAAATGAACTCTAGGACCTATGGGATGCTATAGCGAGCGAGTGAGCGTCAAGGCACCCGATGGCGGGGCGTTGGATTTGCCGGAGTAAACAAAACAACGGGCAACCGCCCAGCAACGGTCtctctacctacctagtccCGATTGGTGACATGCGGCTGATGATCCGCTTTTATGTCTGTCTGGTTTATCCTTGCAAAGTCTCTCATTTGTTCAACATGGTCAGTTTTTATGCGATTCAGAAGCAACTATTATGCGCTGTGAAGTGTTCTATACTACGTGTGATCTCTCAGTTGCTGTCTATGAGTTTGAGTAAATATTACAAGAGCAGATCGAGGTTATGTTGTTTATTTACTGGTCTGTATCAAGTAGACTCCAACTCCCCTTGCAGATCTAGTGTCACAGCTCTCCAGGTCGTCAATCAAAACACGCAAAACTCCATATTGTGGATGCTCAGCCTGTGTCTagccctcagggagcaagaaagcaCCGGACTTTGATataggatgtcaaaataaactcagcaaacggcatcctaaatttaggctaaacttatgctagtttacctaagtctttttgtcatttaggaccaaggtcttgagttttctttcctcccctagctaGCGAAGTTTATTGCCAGATTGGCAGTCTAACCAGGTCAAAGCATCATCAGTCCACAATTGGTCAACTTGTTGAGTGTTGGAGATCCTTGCTCGAGCAAGGATGTTGGTTCTACACGGATTGACCACCCTGCTACCCTAGAGTGATGAGGTGAGCCGCCATAGATCTTCTCCAATGCTTGTTTCTGATGAACTTACCGGGGTTTGTAAATACAGGATGCGCTTCGATTCCAATGTGATAAGCTTAACATACCATGAAAAATATACACAGGTACTCAATGTTACTGTAGATCAGAAACGGGTTGCGACCTCACAAGTAGCCCATAACACATAACACAAGACAGAATACGGGTATACCGTCTGTACAACTAAAACAGGCTGGGAACATGATGACTCTGTCGTGCCGCTGTCAATGGCTCTGTTGATAAAAACATGCTTTAATAACAGAAAAGCTAAAGTCGAGCAAACATCCATTAGCACATGTTTGCGCCTCGCATCGTCAGTGGTGAGCCACGACAGCTTGGAAGCTTTTTTGATACGCTGTGGTTTGGTGGGGTTATATGAGGTCATCAGCGCAGAGCCAGTCCCAAAGCAATTGGCCCGAGCTGCGAACCCCATCGGATCAGAATCATTCGAATCTTTAAGCTTCAACCCTTGTCAACCGAGTTTTGACTTTTGAACTTCTCTACACCGTCAACCGCGATAATTCATTTCAATTGATCACTATCAATAAAGATCGCCGGTTTTATACTATTCATTTGCATAAGGGTGTTGATCCCTTAGGAGCCGCAATGGCGTCAAAGCAACGTCCATCAGTCCTGGTACTTATCATCAACTCTGCGCGCGTCCACGAATACTGCTAACACCATCCAGGTTACGGACGCGAGACAGAGACCACCCCAAAGAAGAGTTCTTCAACGACAAGACACTGGTGCAGGCGCTGGCGGATCTCAGGCACCAATGCGATTCATGACCGTCGACAATGTTCTTCAGTACAACTCTCAAATCCCTTCAGGCCAGCCACGCGGTCCCCCAGCACCGGTTCCTCATGGACGACACCCAGGACCCGCAGGCGGTGCCCTAAGTCGCCGAGTCTCTTCAGGCGGTCTGCCCAATGCTCAGTCTCGTACCGGCCAGCCAATGCCCTCGAGAACGACAAAGATAAGCGAGAAGCTGGTCCTTCTTCCTGAAACAGGCGATAACGACGATGACGTCGACGAGGAAATCGAGAGTGAGTCGGTGCTCGCGCGCCGCGTACACGATGATGAGAATCGACCTCTGAAGGACGAAGAATTGGATGTCCTCAAGAAACGCGGCGGGATCCGCGGAAAGAGTTTTGCTGAGAGACTGTCCAAAATGCAGAGAACAGATAAGGTTAGCAGACTGACAGCCTACTGTACTGCACAAGCCTACAAGATTAAGCCGACTGCCGAGTTCCTGCGCAAGAAACATGAGGCTAAAACAAAAATTTACGACGACTGTCTATACGTCATCTACGCCTTGCCGCTCCTTAACGGTACTGATGGTTATCGAGTACGAAGCCGACCTATTCTCAAGACTCCTGGAACTGGAAAGACGGTACTAGACCTGGAAATCGAACGCAGTGAGCAACGGGACCACCATGAGGGATACTTCGAGGATGATGCATACGAAAACCCTAGTCCTGAGCGTGGCCATGAGATGCCTTCTCACTTGACTGATCGCCCATCAACTCCTGAGCGCAGCAACCCCTTCCGCCACGACGATGATGTCTCATCCATGAACCGACTTGCGCCCGACGCAAAGAATTTTGCTGAAATGTTTGTCTACTCCTACGGTGTCGTTGTCTTCTGGAACTTCACCGAGCaccaagagaaggatatcctTGCCGACCTAACATTTGCCGATGCCGACGCTACGGAGAATGGCGCTACTAGCCTTCTCACTCGACCCTTGGACCAGGAGGACTATGAGACCGAGGAGTTCCACTTCGAGTACAGCGCCGATATCAAGCGTCCTCGCATCTTCAACGATATGATCACTCTGCTGCCACGATCTGACCATATGATCAAACTCACCATCAGCCATGCAATTGCACAAAGTACGCGGCTGTGTTTCTTTGAAGAACGCATGAGTGAGACTATGATAAGTGCTCAGCATGTACCCAAGACGCTGGCTCTAACAGGAGAGCTTAACATGACAC is a genomic window containing:
- a CDS encoding related to RMD1-protein required for meiotic division; the protein is MASKQRPSVLVTDARQRPPQRRVLQRQDTGAGAGGSQAPMRFMTVDNVLQYNSQIPSGQPRGPPAPVPHGRHPGPAGGALSRRVSSGGLPNAQSRTGQPMPSRTTKISEKLVLLPETGDNDDDVDEEIESESVLARRVHDDENRPLKDEELDVLKKRGGIRGKSFAERLSKMQRTDKVSRLTAYCTAQAYKIKPTAEFLRKKHEAKTKIYDDCLYVIYALPLLNGTDGYRVRSRPILKTPGTGKTVLDLEIERSEQRDHHEGYFEDDAYENPSPERGHEMPSHLTDRPSTPERSNPFRHDDDVSSMNRLAPDAKNFAEMFVYSYGVVVFWNFTEHQEKDILADLTFADADATENGATSLLTRPLDQEDYETEEFHFEYSADIKRPRIFNDMITLLPRSDHMIKLTISHAIAQSTRLCFFEERMSETMISAQHVPKTLALTGELNMTRTEIVRMLGQLFKSRVDINLSSNILDVPNFFWDSEPTLHPLYAAIREYLEIDPRIKVLNERCRVFLDLAEILSDSVADAKMSYITWIIIVLIIVSIMVTVTEVAIRFGMLSKAKGTGIDPAIIVPALGDGISGQGHVALPPSDLEILAQTLGLQSNASFGDVQQGILALKKKTLPDASIVHASHEDI